In Aegilops tauschii subsp. strangulata cultivar AL8/78 chromosome 3, Aet v6.0, whole genome shotgun sequence, one genomic interval encodes:
- the LOC109758100 gene encoding uncharacterized protein translates to MASTNANVCVGGAQANSSAADRWSSGIPDDLLAISFATPIDRVRFAAVCTAWRAVASMHLARGGFPWLILDPSGSHETNYAYCPEEGMVLPRPSLRSEAARRCFCFVGSHDGGWVASSEMIFNLFSGAKVSLLREDMVHPRQCIRDQLVLRKIVFSEKPTLPGCILAAITNKHEFAFYKVGCPEAGWKTYGALAQDGLMDITFCNGELYGITKSKQLNKYEFGINNQGGTVLKKTHRFSKLDVYYWEYCSNQFRYILETRGKLVMVASNFTVHELVNTDTGKYDCVRMCNLGNYALFLGPVPTGERGGLQKNHIYVSYHRCLRRNDDIPNDAKVFLKTLNDDGYRVYYKRDRCVNGIRSTRYYVMGGLHPPMWLLPP, encoded by the coding sequence ATGGCGTCCACCAACGCGAACGTTTGCGTGGGCGGCGCCCAAGCGAACTCATCGGCGGCGGACCGGTGGTCCAGCGGCATCCCCGATGATCTCCTAGCGATAAGCTTCGCCACGCCGATCGACCGCGTCCGCTTTGCGGCTGTGTGCACGGCATGGCGTGCCGTTGCGTCGATGCACCTGGCACGCGGCGGTTTTCCATGGCTCATCCTTGACCCAAGCGGCAGCCACGAGACGAATTATGCGTACTGTCCAGAAGAGGGCATGGTCCTGCCGCGGCCCTCTCTCCGCAGCGAGGCAGCCCGCCGGTGCTTTTGCTTTGTGGGCAGCCACGATGGCGGCTGGGTCGCCTCATCCGAGATGATCTTTAACCTCTTCTCCGGTGCTAAGGTGTCGCTCTTGCGGGAGGATATGGTCCACCCGCGCCAGTGCATCCGTGATCAGTTGGTCTTGCGAAAGATCGTTTTCTCGGAGAAGCCCACCTTGCCTGGTTGTATCCTCGCTGCCATCACCAACAAGCACGAGTTTGCATTCTACAAGGTTGGCTGCCCGGAGGCCGGCTGGAAAACGTATGGAGCTCTTGCACAGGACGGTCTCATGGATATCACATTCTGCAACGGCGAGCTATATGGCATCACAAAGTCCAAGCAGCTCAACAAGTACGAGTTTGGCATCAACAACCAGGGCGGAACCGTGCTCAAGAAGACCCACCGGTTCTCCAAGTTAGACGTCTACTATTGGGAGTACTGTAGTAACCAATTCAGGTACATTCTTGAGACACGTGGCAAGCTTGTGATGGTGGCGAGCAACTTCACGGTTCACGAGCTAGTCAACACCGACACCGGGAAGTATGACTGTGTGAGGATGTGCAACTTAGGAAACTACGCGCTATTTCTGGGGCCTGTGCCGACGGGTGAACGCGGCGGCTTGCAGAAAAACCACATCTACGTCTCCTACCATCGCTGCTTGCGGCGGAACGATGACATCCCCAATGATGCCAAGGTATTCTTGAAGACCTTAAATGATGATGGTTACCGTGTGTACTACAAGAGAGATAGATGTGTGAACGGCATCAGATCAACGCGGTACTACGTAATGGGTGGTCTCCATCCCCCTATGTGGCTTCTGCCTCCGTAG
- the LOC109758098 gene encoding uncharacterized protein — protein MADVPSRRRRGTLDDPLHPSPTAKSYPSWLHGSLPSSCPEQRYVTCLMGPGSAPGRPISLICSPCRVRRRDWANLSDGPMGIIAERVLAYDIADFLRFRAVCRPWRRISMDPRAHGGLDRRFHPRRWVLLRERLATPNRRRFLNSSTGECIHVDIPELREHEVLALTPEGLLVLLHNQYHVRLLNPLTSQLMQLPPITMLLPSEDHHRLSDRYNFGTNFAAWGSGIADDDSTVVLCFYRLRMLGVAKPGDDRWTLLKFPDPLRTVPLMFSGRFYCVNLNGVMVLRMSPPRLEVAAKLHIQVSREGYSAHLVDNGGELMLVHRRRWHRWSYDVYRVDLATGDLVAVNSLGRERALFMGMYCSLSVPIEIFPSGSMSGDTIYLSFDAGERDDFEAYHLTDRSITPHDGYNLRESVMLPHTIVDCLALCITVGYEEHTIGYGEDLDDF, from the coding sequence ATGGCCGACGTTCCatcccggcggcggcgggggacaCTCGACGATCCGCTGCACCCCTCCCCAACTGCCAAGTCCTACCCGTCGTGGCTCCATGGATCACTCCCCTCCTCCTGCCCTGAGCAAAGGTACGTCACTTGCCTCATGGGTCCTGGATCCGCCCCTGGCCGGCCGATTTCTCTAATCTGCTCTCCCTGCCGCGTCCGCAGGAGGGATTGGGCGAATCTCTCTGACGGGCCTATGGGGATTATCGCCGAGCGTGTCCTCGCCTACGACATCGCCGACTTCCTCCGCTTCCGTGCCGTGTGCCGTCCGTGGCGGCGAATCTCCATGGACCCACGCGCGCACGGCGGCCTAGACCGCCGGTTCCATCCCCGTCGGTGGGTCCTGCTCCGAGAACGGCTCGCCACGCCCAACCGCAGGCGCTTCCTAAATTCCTCCACCGGCGAGTGCATCCACGTGGACATCCCTGAGCTCCGTGAGCACGAGGTGCTCGCCCTCACCCCCGAGGGCCTACTCGTGTTGCTCCATAACCAATATCACGTCCGCCTGCTCAACCCGCTCACCAGCCAACTCATGCAGCTCCCGCCGATCACCATGCTGCTGCCTTCTGAGGACCACCACAGGCTTTCAGATCGCTACAATTTCGGGACCAACTTCGCAGCGTGGGGCTCCGGCATTGCAGACGATGATTCAACAGTGGTGCTCTGCTTCTACCGGCTCCGCATGCTTGGCGTTGCCAAGCCTGGCGACGACCGCTGGACGCTGCTCAAGTTCCCTGACCCACTAAGGACGGTACCTCTGATGTTCTCCGGCCGCTTCTATTGTGTTAACCTAAATGGTGTCATGGTCCTCAGGATGAGTCCACCACGGCTCGAGGTGGCTGCCAAGCTGCATATACAGGTGTCCCGAGAAGGCTATAGCGCCCACCTCGTGGACAATGGCGGGGAGCTGATGTTGGTTCACCGCAGGCGCTGGCACAGGTGGAGTTACGATGTGTATCGGGTGGATTTGGCAACTGGGGATCTAGTTGCAGTTAATAGTCTCGGGCGAGAGCGTGCATTGTTCATGGGCATGTATTGCTCTCTCTCGGTCCCCATAGAGATTTTCCCCTCTGGCTCCATGAGTGGTGACACTATCTACTTGAGCTTTGACGCTGGTGAGAGGGATGATTTTGAGGCTTACCACCTCACAGACAGAAGCATCACACCTCATGACGGTTACAATCTTCGTGAATCGGTAATGCTGCCACACACTATTGTGGACTGCCTCGCCTTGTGCATTACTGTGGGATATGAAGAACACACCATTGGATACGGAGAAGACTTGGATGATTTTTAA